One Hordeum vulgare subsp. vulgare chromosome 4H, MorexV3_pseudomolecules_assembly, whole genome shotgun sequence DNA window includes the following coding sequences:
- the LOC123450287 gene encoding uncharacterized protein LOC123450287 has protein sequence MSHKDDDEVGVLIESHGNGFREPATDDDEVGVLIESHGNGFREPATDDEDGGTDQESFFQCIDCVEPSGGAYPDFPSDDGEEDGLSDTARASFATAVGDRLREEQAELDEYEEDEEEDMSAYDYGMWMEADEPVPIKERRRRLLHGMGLNSSRDLFRSRNARTRNASRRPPRRGFAPSSAPSAAATPPEIMRRLPSSFLKRCRSDSRLAARAGAARKLAALRRVHSAPHSLQGSPVHRALRSDARCPLPSVPSKDGGGENRDCNLDDGKGFVVNGSQSTDGARGAARGAQGFAGYTPLVKQLMRRSQSQTVPAGAGNKDGGKPTKKKPRWLKNMKLVATVAGLIHEKDKDRDRSSALPSAMTMSRPKLDRASTAGDSASTSSSSSTERLKVHHSGKSSKDLTGLYMRQEVRAHEGSIWSIKFSADAQFLASGGEDRVVRVWQVVDASSSSILAPDLSTGKLLPPLAPADGGSLAAAPGLAAQLSKKVRRGKSSKHVLPEHVVLPETVFALAEQPVCVFKGHEDDVLDLSWSKQSSRLLSSSMDKTVRLWDVESKACLKVFAHSDYVTCIQFNPADEGHFISGSLDCKVRIWSVEERQVVDWSDLNDMVTAASYTPDGQAQIDMSISKKRKSQAKKITGFQFAPGNPSEILVTSADSQIRVFNGITVLQKFKGFKNTSSQLSASYSGDGRYVVCASEDSHVYVWRRAAGGMGSGAGGGIGVKAKTWLTSRSYEYFFCRDVSAAVTWPGSPPPPFPRAGNERASSSSVHGGEGRRSDDVPVPLPPRPKSGPMSFPGSQAEMLRRGPSSREAGCNAWGMVVVTASLGGEMRVYQNFGMPLGIKGQK, from the exons ATGagccacaaggacgacgacgaggtgGGTGTCCTCATTGAGAGCCATGGCAACGGATTCCGGGAGCCGGCGACGGACGACGACGAGGTGGGTGTCCTCATTGAGAGCCATGGCAACGGATTCCGGGAGCCGGCGACGGACGACGAGGATGGTGGCACCGATCAGGAGTCCTTCTTTCAATGCATCGACTGCGTGGAGCCCTCCGGCGGTGCCTACCCGGACTTCCCctccgacgacggcgaggaggatggcctCAGCGACACtgcccgtgcctcctttgccaccGCCGTCGGTGACCGGCTCCGCGAGGAGCAGGCGGAGCTGGACGAGtatgaggaggacgaggaggaggacatgtCGGCGTACGACTACGGCATGTGGATGGAGGCGGACGAGCCCGTGCCCATCAAGGAGCGTCGCCGCCGACTGCTCCACGGGATGGGCCTCAACAGCAGCAGAGACCTCTTCCGCAGCCGCAACGCCAGGACGAGGAATGCTTCCAGGCGCCCGCCGCGGCGGGGGTTCGCGCCGAGCTCCGCGCCGTCTGCGGCTGCCACGCCTCCCGAGATCATGAGACGGCTGCCCAGCTCCTTCCTTAAACGTTGCCGCTCGGATAGCCGCCTCGCCGCCCGAGCAGGCGCCGCGAGGAAGCTGGCGGCGTTACGCCGCGTGCATTCGGCACCGCACTCTCTGCAAGGCTCGCCCGTGCACAGGGCTCTCCGATCAGACGCTCGCTGTCCGTTGCCATCGGTGCCGTCCAAGGACGGAGGAGGAGAAAATAGAGACTGCAACCTGGATGACGGCAAAGGGTTCGTCGTGAACGGCAGTCAGTCCACGGACGGCGCGCGGGGCGCGGCCCGCGGTGCCCAGGGCTTCGCCGGGTACACCCCGCTGGTGAAACAGCTCATGCGGCGAAGCCAGAGCCAGACTGTGCCGGCGGGGGCGGGGAACAAGGACGGCGGGAAGCCGACGAAGAAGAAACCACGGTGGCTGAAGAACATGAAGCTGGTCGCCACAGTCGCCGGCCTTATCCATGAGAAGGATAAGGACAGGGACAGGTCGTCGGCGCTGCCGTCCGCGATGACTATGTCCAGGCCCAAGTTAGACCGAGCCTCGACGGCGGGGGACAGCGCctcaacgtcgtcgtcgtcgtccaccGAGCGGCTCAAGGTGCACCACTCCGGCAAGTCGAGCAAGGACCTGACGGGGCTGTACATGCGGCAGGAGGTGCGCGCGCACGAGGGGTCGATCTGGAGCATCAAGTTCAGCGCCGACGCCCAGTTCCTCGCAAGCGGCGGGGAGGACCGCGTGGTGCGCGTCTGGCAGGTCGTGGACGCCTCTTCCTCTTCCATCCTGGCACCGGATCTCTCGACCGGCAAGCTTCTTCCCCCACTGGCTCCCGCTGATGGTGGGTCCTTGGCGGCGGCACCGGGGCTGGCAGCGCAGCTGTCGAAGAAGGTCCGGCGCGGGAAGAGCAGCAAGCACGTGCTCCCGGAGCACGTGGTGCTGCCGGAAACCGTGTTCGCGCTGGCGGAGCAGCCGGTGTGCGTCTTCAAGGGCCACGAGGACGACGTGCTGGACCTGTCGTGGTCCAAGCAGTCGTCGAGGCTGCTGTCGTCGTCCATGGACAAGACGGTGCGGCTGTGGGACGTGGAGAGCAAGGCGTGCCTCAAGGTGTTCGCGCACAGCGACTACGTGACGTGCATCCAGTTCAACCCGGCGGACGAAGGCCACTTCATCAGCGGCTCGCTGGACTGCAAGGTGCGCATCTGGAGCGTCGAGGAGCGGCAAGTCGTCGATTGGAGCGACCTCAACGACATGGTCACCGCCGCCAGCTACACCCCCGACGGCCAG GCGCAGATCGACATGAGCATATCCAAGAAGCGCAAGTCGCAGGCCAAGAAGATCACCGGATTCCAG TTTGCGCCGGGGAACCCGTCGGAGATCCTGGTGACGTCGGCGGACTCGCAGATACGGGTGTTCAACGGCATCACCGTCCTCCAGAAGTTCAAAG GGTTCAAGAACACCAGCAGCCAGCTCTCGGCGTCCTACTCCGGCGACGGCCGCTACGTGGTCTGCGCCAGCGAGGACTCGCACGTGTACGTCTGGAGGCGCGCCGCGGGCGGCATGGGTTCCGGTGCAGGAGGAGGCATCGGCGTCAAGGCCAAGACGTGGCTCACCAGCCGCTCCTACGAGTACTTCTTCTGCAGGGATGTGTCCGCCGCGGTAACGTGGCCCGGGTCACCCCCGCCGCCGTTCCCGCGCGCGGGGAACGAGCGCGCGTCGTCGTCGAGCGTCCATGGCGGCGAGGGCAGGAGATCGGACGACGTGCCGGTGCCGTTGCCGCCGCGTCCCAAGTCCGGGCCGATGTCGTTCCCCGGCTCGCAGGCGGAGATGCTGCGCAGGGGCCCGTCGTCGCGGGAGGCCGGCTGCAACGCGTGGGGCATGGTGGTGGTCACCGCGAGCCTGGGCGGGGAGATGAGGGTGTACCAGAACTTCGGGATGCCGCTGGGGATCAAAGGGCAGAAGTGa